In Fusarium verticillioides 7600 chromosome 4, whole genome shotgun sequence, the following proteins share a genomic window:
- a CDS encoding DNA ligase 1: MVILPTALSKPGILTSIKPTLSLQAAGMAEDTTTTSIPLDESPLMFDPSEYLDQLKEHWASEGGNASYALLTRCFILINGTTSRIKIVDTLVNCLRVLIEGDPASLLPAVWLATNAISPPYISMELGLGGSAISKALRNVCGLDNRALKAIYDKYGDAGDVAFEAKKKQSFTLRKPKPLTIKGVYEILVKIASSQGQGSSETKQRLVDRLLQDARGGEESRFIVRTLSQHLRIGAVKTTMLIALSRAFLLSRPPGADFPLKSVSDLAKLKKEDLAETWARAEEIVKACFARRPNYNDLVPVLLEIGISEELLIRCGLTMHIPLRPMLGSITRDLSEMLTKLQGRDFACEFKYDGQRAQIHCDESGKVSIFSRHLEVMTDKYPDLVELIPKIRGEGVDSFIMEGEVVAVDRETGELKNFQTLTNRARKEVDIGSITVDVCMFAFDLMYLNGQPLLDRPFRERRELLRSLFTEIPHHFTWVQSLDATSADSESVLEFFKAATDIKCEGIMVKILDNLPTVPYTEEADDDGPDGTNKLLTPISKSKGKGKARGKNDEKGETKTKTRRKPLLATYEPDKRLDSWLKVKKDYNSSFDTLDLIPVAGWHGQGRKAKWWSPILMACRNEETGSLEAVCKCMSGFTDAFYKANRQFYDDGEESGEPKNTRTKQPAFVEYSGPRPDIWFEPQEVWEMAFADITLSPTYTAAIGLVSNERGLSLRFPRFMKKREDKSLEEASTNDFLAGLWRKQEAKTETTKSETGVEAEEAEADD; this comes from the exons ATGG TCATTCTCCCAACGGCTCTCAGCAAGCCTGGCATACTCACGTCTATAAAACCTACTCTCAGTCTTCAGGCAGCAGGCATGGCTGAAGATACGACTACCACATCAATACCTCTCGATGAATCCCCCCTAATGTTCGACCCGTCTGAGTATCTGGACCAACTAAAGGAGCACTGGGCATCTGAAGGCGGCAATGCGTCATATGCCCTTCTCACACGCTGCTTtattctcatcaacggcaCTACGAGCCGGATTAAGATTGTAGATACCCTCGTAAACTGTTTAAGAGTTCTTATTGAGGGAGACCCAGCGAGCCTACTACCAGCT GTATGGCTGGCAACAAATGCGATTTCACCTCCTTATATCTCCATGGAACTCGGACTGGGTGGCTCAGCGATATCAAAAGCATTGCGCAACGTTTGTGGACTAGACAACCGAGCTTTAAAGGCCATTTACGACAAATATGGAGATGCGGGGGATGTGGCctttgaagccaagaaaaagCAGAGCTTCACTCTCAGAAAACCAAAACCTCTCACGATCAAGGGCGTCTATGAAATTTTGGTGAAGATTGCCAGCAGTCAAGGGCAGGGTAGTTCCGAAACGAAGCAAAGACTGGTGGACCGATTACTGCAGGACGCTCGGGGTGGTGAAGAGAGTCGATTCATCGTGCGGACACTTTCTCAGCAT TTGCGTATTGGTGCTGTAAAAACAACGATGCTGATTGCTTTATCACGGGCCTTTTTGCTCTCACGCCCACCAGGGGCTGACTTTCCTCTAAAATCGGTATCTGATCTTGCAAAGCTCAAAAAAGAAGATTTGGCTGAAACTTGGGCGCGGGCTGAGGAGATAGTTAAGGCCTGCTTTGCGAGACGCCCGAACTACAACGACCTTGTGCCTGTTCTCCTAGAAATTGGGATTTCTGAGGAACTGCTAATACGATGTGGTCTCACCATGCATATACCGCTACGACCTATGCTCGGAAGCATCACCAGAGACTTGTCTGAGATGCTCACAAAACTACAGGGCCGAGACTTTGCGTGCGAGTTCAAGTACGACGGACAGAGAGCTCAAATACATTGCGATGAGAGTGGGAaagtcagcatcttctcgcGCCACTTGGAGGTCATGACAGACAAATATCCTGACTTGGTTGAGCTGATACCTAAGATACGCGGAGAGGGCgttgatagcttcatcatggaaggTGAAGTTGTCGCAGTTGATCGTGAAACCGGCGAGCTCAAAAATTTCCAAACGCTCACAAACCGAGCGAGAAAAGAAGTCGACATAGGAAGTATCACTGTGGACGTTTGCATGTTTGCGTTCGACTTGATGTATTTGAACGGGCAGCCATTGCTAGATCGACCCTTTCGAGAACGAAGAGAACTTCTACGATCCCTATTTACAGAAATACCGCATCACTTTACTTGGGTACAGAGTCTTGATGCTACATCTGCGGACTCCGAATCTGTTCTCGAGTTTTTCAAGGCTGCCACGGATATCAAATGCGAGGGTATCATGGTAAAAATCTTGGATAATTTACCCACAGTGCCATACACAGAAGAggcagacgatgatgggCCAGATGGGACCAACAAATTACTTACACCAATATCCAAGTccaaaggaaaaggaaaagcGAGAGGAAAGAATGATGAAAAGGGGGAGACCAAAACGAAAACAAGACGCAAACCTTTACTGGCTACCTACGAGCCAGACAAGCGACTTGATTCCtggctcaaagtcaagaaagaTTATAACTCGAGCTTCGATACTCTCGACCTTATTCCTGTCGCCGGGTGGCATGGGCAAGGGCGTAAGGCGAAATGGTGGTCACCTATTCTCATGGCCTGCCGCAACGAAGAGACAGGGTCCCTGGAGGCAGTATGTAAATGCATGTCTGGATTCACGGACGCATTCTACAAGGCCAATCGACAATTTTATGACGATGGCGAAGAGAGTGGCGAACCCAAGAACACCAGAACTAAGCAGCCCGCCTTTGTCGAATATTCAGGCCCAAGACCAGATATCTGGTTTGAACCACAAGAAGTGTGGGAAATGGCATTTGCAGATATTACATTGAGTCCGACTTATACTGCAGCGATTGGTCTCGTGAGTAATGAGAGAGGACTGAGTTTGAGATTTCCAAGATTTATGAAGAAACGGGAGGACAAGAGTCTTGAAGAGGCGAGCACCAACGATTTCTTGGCTGGCCTTTGGCGAAAACAAGAAGCCAAAACGGAAACCACAAAGAGTGAGACAGGGGTAGAAgcagaagaggcagaagccgATGATTGA
- a CDS encoding BolA protein has protein sequence MSQITDESLREAIKQRLEATHVEVTDMSGGCGQAFNSVIVSPQFQGLNSLKRHRLVNAALKDEIAIIHAWTAKCQTPEEYAKTSAANDTAQA, from the exons ATGTCGCAAATCACAGACGAGTCTCTACGtgaggccatcaagcagcGCCTCGAGGCTACTCACGTTGAAGTCACAGACATGTCGG GCGGCTGTGGTCAAGCCTTCAACTCTGTCATCGTCTCTCCTCAATTCCAGGgcctcaactctctcaagCGTCACCGCCTCGTCAACGCCGCCCTCAAGGACGAAATCGCCATTATTCACGCCTGGACCGCCAAGTGCCAGACACCGGAGGAGTACGCAAAGACGAGTGCAGCCAACGATACCGCGCAAGCGTAG